Proteins co-encoded in one Mastacembelus armatus chromosome 24, fMasArm1.2, whole genome shotgun sequence genomic window:
- the LOC113137374 gene encoding trace amine-associated receptor 1-like, translating to MEQEVTANRTDVLTDIHPCYQIDDFSYVLTRTPSVICIILYTFLLLLSVVTTSGNLLVIISIFYFKQLHTPTNSLILSLAVADLLVGVLVFPFSMVFSLSSCLYHENIFCKVRGSFDVTLSTCSILNLCCISIDRYYAVCQPLTYRSKINHHVVMIMILLSWSGSALIGIGVMIAGLSNDKCEERCLIDVLMANTIGPILSFYVPVIIMLCIYLKIFLVAQKQARSIQNTTCQSLKSRATVSKMERKATKTLATVLGVFLLCWTPFFLCITFLPFTNNSVPVPVIETLNWLTLSNSMLNPFIYAFFYSWFRSAFRIIISGKIFQGDFANSKLH from the coding sequence AAGAACCCCTTCAGTTATATGtataatattatatacattCCTTTTATTATTGTCTGTTGTTACAACATCTGGAAATCTCCTGGTAATAATCTCTATCTTTTACTTCAAACAGCTCCACACTCCTACAAACTCTCTtattctctctctggctgtggcTGACCTGCTGGTTggtgttttagtttttcctttcaGCATGGTGTTCTCTCTCAGTTCATGTCTGTATCATGAAAATATATTCTGCAAAGTGCGAGGCAGCTTTGATGTAACACTGAGCACATGTTCTATTCTGAACCTATGTTGTATTTCCATTGACAGATATTATGCAGTGTGTCAGCCTCTGACATATAGaagtaaaataaatcatcatgtTGTTATGATCATGATCCTGCTTAGCTGGAGCGGTTCTGCTCTAATAGGAATTGGTGTGATGATTGCTGGATTAAGCAATGACAAGTGTGAGGAAAGGTGTTTAATAGATGTTCTCATGGCAAACACTATTGGAcctattttatctttttatgtgCCAGTGATCATAATGTTGTGTATCTACCTGAAGATTTTCCTTGTTGCACAGAAACAGGCACGCAGCATCCAGAACACAACCTGTCAGAGCTTAAAGTCCAGAGCAACTGTCAgtaagatggagagaaaagcgACCAAAACTCTGGCTACAGTTTTAGGGGTTTTCCTTTTATGCTGgactcctttctttctttgcatcACTTTTCTGCCTTTCACTAATAATTCTGTACCAGTTCCTGTGATTGAAACACTCAACTGGCTTACACTGTCAAATTCAATGCTGAATCCATTTATCTATGCTTTCTTTTACAGCTGGTTCAGATCAGCTTTCAGAATCATCATTTCTGGAAAAATATTCCAAGGTGATTTTGCTAATTCAAAACTACATTGA